ATTAATATTCTATGATGACAGTCGATGCTTCTTTTGGATGCTTTCAACAAAGATCGTGCATCCCTTCCCCAACCCCCCACAAACACTGCGTCTTCCTTGCCTGCAGCTGTCTCAGATCCTCGCATTCAAGAAATGATCAACGAGAAGTTAAAGAAAGCTGAAGATCTTGGTAAGATCTTTCTGtcaatcaaaacataaatactATGAAGGTTGACTTCAGAGAATGGACAAGCTTTAAAAATTGATGACACATACTTGATGGTTTATATTTCCAGGATTTCTGAATTCAATTTTCTTATGGTTAACTATACTTCAAGGATCAGAAGCCTTTTTTCTCATTTAGAATGAAGATATGGCAGATTTCCTTGGCATCTACTCTTGATCTCCATTTTTTCCAATGTTAGTGGAACTTGCTTGTTTTTGTGGGGACAAAAAAAAACGAtgctttaattttttctttaatggACCTGCTCGAAGGATCCTTTAAGTTAACCAATTTATAATGAATTATGGGAAATGATAGTCATGCTGAGAAATGCCACCTCTCttttttttatcctttttttaaaaaatatttttcaacctTTCGCTATGATCtgcacacattttaaaatatatttttcaacctTTCGCTATGAGCTGCATGCATTAGAGACTGTATTGAATACCAATTTGTTTGTGCATTGTTCAGGTGAACAAGGAATGGTAGATGAAGCGCAGAAAGCTTTGGAAGAGGCTGAAGCACTTAAAAAGGTTTACTTGTACTtcattgaatatttgaattttgtgtGGTCTGTAGCTCACATACGaagatatgtttatgttatcactTTTTTTTATCACTCTGTTATGCTTTTACTCGCTGTTATGTTTGCCACTTACTATTTTCATTTCCATTTCACCtgataaattttactattttgatGTGTGTGCTCGAATTTGATTccttttttgttgttgtttaacCAGCTTCCAGCACGTCAGGAACCTGTGGCAGATCCTTCAAAGTACACAGCTGCCGATGTGCGAATTGTAAGTTAGTCGTATCCGTGTTCTGAATATTTTGTTTCCTTAATCTGTTGACGTCTCCTTAATTCTTCTTTGCTTCTGGATGAATTATATGAACcagattttaattgttaaaactTAGGAGAAAATTGATGGAAAATTCTGGACAAAAGATTCTTTTCCATAATTACGAACTTGTTTGTTTGTTCAAACCTACAAAATTTTGCTATTGTGTATTCACTTTCTAAcaaatcatttcaaatttttttccatattttccTGTTAGGGCTGCTGTTtcgattttgaaaataaaaaaacaagttttatgtaaaaaaatatgtgATTCTTATGCATCATTCTTGTTTTACAGACTGATCAGAAGCTTCGTGTCTGTGACATTTGTGGAGCATTCTTGAGTGTTTATGACAGGTATATTTTTTCTCAAACTTCTTTGCTGTAGAATGCGATTTGTAGCTTTTAGGAGGAATAAGTAGTTATAAGGCTTTTGGGTGCTTCAGTGTTTGACCTGGAAATTATAACTCCTTGTCACCAGCAGGCTTATGGGCCCAGTTTTACGCGGATAAACTTTTGCAGCTACAGAATGTGCGTTATTTTCTGTTTCATGTTTGTTGATCATGCTATTGTAGATAAAGATTGACCGGCTTCTGTTTGCATCTCCATGACATTGTTGCTTAAACTTGTGACAACAAATGGTGGATCTTCTGTGTCTTTCAGTGATCGTCGTTTAGCAGATCATTTTGGCGGAAAGCTTCACTTAGGTTACATGCAAATTCGGGAAAAATTGGCTGAACTCCAGGTATTACTTCCCAAATTACTATCAACTTAAATCCACTTACTTTTTTTACTTGAATAAATGTGTTGTGTGATAATCAAACATGACATCTTAAAGTAAAAAATTAGCTTTACTATATTCTTTTTAGCAGTATATAATGTGTTTTTTTGCTTGTCAAGTGTAAAAGTTATGTTCTCTATGCTTGTGCTTTTAGCAATCTTATTAATTCTATAGATGCTCCCTGCTGCTTTACTTAAGATGTTATTCTGAACATTTTGCTTCAATTGCTGATAGGATCGTTCAACTCTTTCTATAGAAAATCTCAGTGCAAGGCTTTTGTGAGTTTTTGCTTAAATGGACGCCATGattatttaaatgataaattcaGGCAATTTTCGCTTTTTAAATGTCATTTTGCATGTTCTAGTCAGCTGCTGAACAATATTTTGAACAAGCTCAAGACATGATGTAGTATCATTAGAATCACAATTGTCCTTGCTAATTGCATGATAGAAATCAAATCAGGTTCTTCACATTCATTTCATCTCAGTGTTTCACTTCATCATTACCCCTTACCGCTGACACTTGTGGAGCCTACACTAGACCACCATGGCACATCCACATGGTCCAATGAGTAGACTTTGTGGTCAAGCCTGCGGCCCTGAAAGATGGAAGTCACAATTTTCTATTTGTTTGGTATATTGTCACATTGGCTAATTATTTTTGCTCCATCCACCGTAGATCATTACACTGAATCAAAATTTTGTATTCTATCCTTCAATATTTATTGCCGCATCTGTGTTTAGATTAGATTTTATCTTTGAATATAAACAGCTTGCATTGAAACTTGATTGTCcgttaatttattaatatctaAAACCAAAACCATTAATTACTGACAATGCCTATAGaacaatgaaaatattaaatttctccTTTTGTTGAATCTTAAAGTAAAAGAGAGGGGTGAAGAAAGTATTGATGAATGATATGCATGCTGGAAATAGCAAGGAATTTGTCATTGATTGAGTATGCCTGGTCTTGGTTTAATTTTCTTCTTTAGCCATGTGCTACTTGTGAACTTGTTAATTGTTTGTTAAGTTTACATGAAGACCTTCTGAATAGCAAGTTCTACTTGAGACAAAACCCATTAAATAATGATGGAAATTGGATTTTGTTGAGGAAGTTGGAACTAACTATTTTAGGACTGAGATTATGGAAAAGTGTCCCAATTTTCTGATACCATCATCTGCATTTTTCAATTTCTGATACTCATACCAAGTACCATCATGTCATACACACTACGGCAGTGTTGCTGCATATGGTCTCAGTTTTGATCATGTAGTGAATCATAGGTACATATTAATCAAATCATTCTAAATGTCCCTTTTGGTGTGTATGCATCAGTCACCAGCGAACTTTATCTTTTGCTTGGGAGTTGGTATTATTCCTTGTTATCTGTCGTGAGTCTTGACTCATGACCATAAATTTTTGCAATTTTGGTCTACAATTCCAAACTGttttgcaaaagaaaaataCGTGTGATGAGTTAATTTGTGTTTTTATTGAGTGATAGGAACATATTCTTTTGCAGTTGGGTGTAGAAATACTTGTTTTATCTGATAATTTGGCTCGTCTTGATTATGAGAAGCAGAGGTTGAATGAGTTcagtataattatttttttgaatttttaaaattgatgaaGGAATGACATGTTTTATGTGCATTGATTTGTTTAGATGCCATGTCTAGTATCACGTGTGTGGAATTTAAATTCTATGAAATGTGTTTCTTTGTGATCAATTACCAGGAAGAGAGAGACAAGAAACAAAAAGCCTATGAAGAAGAGAGAAGGTTGATTTCAATATGATCTCTGGCGTTTCAATACAAAATCACATCTGTTTCTTCGCTTACTGGTTGAGtaatatttttcttgtattgATTCAGATCCAGAGATCAGAGAAGCAGGGATCGTGAAAGGGAATCTAGCAGGGATCGCGATAGAGTTGATAGCCGTGACCATGGAAGGGATTATGACCGCAGAGATCGTGATAGGCACCAAGACCGTGAGCGTGAAAGAGATAGAAATGTTTCTCGCAGCTATGATTCCAGGAGTCGCCGAAGGTCTCGTTCTCGATCAATAGAACGATCAAGGGATTATGATCGCAACAGGTTCTCTACATGTGCCTTGTCTTTGTTTGTTGCTTCTGTTTGCATCACTCCTAAATATGCCTTGTCTGGGGATTAGCCTGTCATTACATTGTTGATTCCTACTATGCTTATGAACTGTCTGGATGTACTTATCTTGTTTATTTATGAATCTGAGGTTTACATCAATGAAGCGTATTTTTACCCATGTTATTATAGCTTGGAGGCATCGAAGTCAAATTTTCTCGTGGATCGTTGCTTTTTGGACAGTAATTTTGTTgccaaattaaatatatatggtGCTTGGTCCctgattaattttttattttctaagtCAGTTTCATCTCGGCTTATTTTAGTATAACAAGTTAGCTTCTAAAAGAGCCATTCTTGTGAAAAATATCAACCTACAAATACTTTGCATTCTCGAGGAAATGGCAGACAGAATTAAACTTCAGGTCTCGAGATGCACTGATTTGGGCTGGCcattatagatttttttttacgttTAAAGCAAAGATAGAGTAGCTTGTACAAAAACCTGGGTGTCTGCACGATTCCCTTAAATTTTTGGTTCCTCTGTTGTGATTTATTTCCCTTACGCGACTTGCATTATTTCGTCCAAGAAAGGTTAATTCTTGCTGTACCTTCACTTTGTTTCACATTCCTTGATTGTATATTTCGTCAACCTAGCtagccacacacacacacacacacacacccggTTGCTATTCTTCCTTTTGTAATCAATGAATTTTTTGTCTAAATGTGCCGTTTTTGGTTGCTTTGCAGGCGTCACGACCGATACTAAATACCAGGCGGACAAGCGAAGCCCGATTTCTTGTATGGAAGGGATGTGAAATTTAAGTCTTAGGTTATTGGACAAGATGGTTATTATGCGAAGATAGTGCTTTGTTTTACCTGTTTGAGCTGTACAACTAACAACTGAGATTGGTTTCGTGCGTATTGTCGGATTGAGTTGCATTATGATTACTAGATGATTGCAATTTATTCTTAACTGGGAATTTTCATGTTTGGAAAATGGCTTCATCGGTATATTGAACAAGACAGGATAATATAATACTCATCCGTCTAGTTATACTCATTTCGTCCTACTTATTTaggttatattttatttttcactcggCTAGTTTCTATATTTAATGTTAtctattttattcttttatcaatttacttttattaaattaatatcatTAATCATATGTATAattgttttattatattaaaatctttatttaggaaaatgaaaaagtgcgttacaaaatttatttttccatacTCTTTTAATATGTGTGAAAATATATACAAGTCTAAATGAGTGAGACAAAGTATTATTTTATGTTCCAAATATATAAGATTGTTATCTAACATAGATTAAGAAAAtggttgaaaaaataaaattttaaaacaaaatttctattttattttatataatttcatttaaaatttatttatatgaaatttatttacatttttacttattttttttttattaatatactCTTATTTACTTAATATCTAATTTATGggactgttttttttttttaaatcctaatcccaaaattttaaaatcctaaTCCCAACTAACGAGTCGCACACTAAGTATAAACAATTATATCAAAAAGTGAATTGCATTTTTATTTAACCCCatataatttagaataaaaattagaaattcTTGTTTTAATTGATCAGAAAAAGATTGAAATGTCTCTTAAATATTTCTAAGCCCGAAAAAATTCATTCGATAAATGATAGTATTATAGCAAGGTTGTACATGTGTTTGAACTGATTATGTAATTATAGATACactagtatttttaaatatcaatctTTATATCATATCGTctattaaataagaaaaaatattgatactcacgggaaatttatggtccgattccagcaagtgtcactagttCAGACGCAAGTTTCGAAATTGTCccgagcctgaaatcacgaataagaccgttaAAAGAGGGTCGGGAAggtgtcccggcgtagcccctccgacgctcaagtcagagactgggcATATAAGAGGGAGCAGCTAAAGGTGCTGTTGAAAAATAGCATATTGAATCCTGCTATTGAATCCCTCAActgtacgctcaaacctggtatttatagaaaaatacaTGGGTCCTGATGGACTTCCCACCCAAATGTGATCTGGGCCTCCAAGATGTAATCCGGGCCTAGAGGGCCCATGGGGTATCAAATATATTgggaatttgaaaataattcgaAAAATTAAGTTActaatgaaatgaaatatgtAAAGAATTACGACATACTATTACTAAATGGAGGAGCATGTGAGATGATAGCAAATATGGTATAAGAGGTACAGAATTTTTATactttgataataaaaaaattttatattccaTGGAAACACGCAACTACTACTCTTTGACATGCACTGAATAAACCTAGGGTTAATACAATAACCTGAAAATTACGCTAATCAAGTAAACCACATTGAGCAAATTTTGTGCGATAAGCTCATCCAATAATGTGTTGGTAAGAGGAATCAAATTCTTAACTATTGACAAAATATTTACTCTACTAACTTGGATATCCTTAAAAGTTGAAAATATACATTATTATTTACTAGATAGTACATGGAGATGAAGCCAAAAAACAGACATAATTTTTTCAGAAAATGGTTGATGAATATatcaattgtttttttaatggCTAGTTTTGGATAATCGAAAATGAATTCGATTCCTCAatctaataaaattttaactaaAATATTAATGCTAAAAAGATatctgtattttttattttccgtaATGATTTCTCATCTTCAAtaatttactctgattttctctctttttttacgTAGAAATAAAATAtgctaaaatttcaaaattattttacccttacattttaaataatCTATCATatagaaaacaataataatgttttaaataaaataaaaaattattaattttcgaCAAAATATTATAACCAATATTTTCCTCCAACCGTTTTAAAATTCCCGAAACATGTTTGATGGAAGTGGGAATCCCTAATTTATCTCGGCATTTGTGGAGTCTAAACCCTAACCTGAAATCGAATCCTTTTCCCAAAGTCCCTAGCTAAATTCCCCCCTTTTCCACGCGAACAATTCAAAAATGTCTACGCTCAATCACCCGTTTTTCATCGCATCGTCGATGATCTTAGCGTTAACCGTAGTCGTGGCTGGCGAAAAGCTCTCTCCCAGCGATCCCCACTCCTCGATGGCGAGGTCTTTTTACGACGTTCTTAAGTCGAACGGCCTGCCGATGGGCATCTTCCCGAAGGGCATCTCCGATTTCTCTCTGGACCCCGCTTCCGGCCGGTTCGAGCTACATTTGCTGCCTCCGTCCCCCTGTGACGCCAAATTCGAGACGCGTGTCAGGTACACGTTCAACATTAGCGGCTTCGTCAATTACGGGAAGATTG
This window of the Primulina huaijiensis isolate GDHJ02 chromosome 3, ASM1229523v2, whole genome shotgun sequence genome carries:
- the LOC140974070 gene encoding uncharacterized protein At5g01610-like, with protein sequence MSTLNHPFFIASSMILALTVVVAGEKLSPSDPHSSMARSFYDVLKSNGLPMGIFPKGISDFSLDPASGRFELHLLPPSPCDAKFETRVRYTFNISGFVNYGKIANLSGVATQELFLWLPVKGIQVDVPSSGLIYFDVGVVFKQFSLSFFEEPKDCDAVEEGEGRGNEVFFFNDHGRIAEHESGNLWRKPFAGEERIADS
- the LOC140974068 gene encoding U1 snRNP-associated protein usp106-like, whose translation is MDALRKQLDVLMGANRNGDSKEVTRKYYDRDVCRLFLAGICPHELFQLTKMDKGPCPKIHSLPLRKEYEEAKAKGLDNYDKDLEDTIDRLIVECDRKISRALRRLDEEDAKAAIAISVTEVTQTPENIELSKQIKAKLKEADQFDLEGKTDMKIRALEEVEELRIKRADNQSMLLLDAFNKDRASLPQPPTNTASSLPAAVSDPRIQEMINEKLKKAEDLGEQGMVDEAQKALEEAEALKKLPARQEPVADPSKYTAADVRITDQKLRVCDICGAFLSVYDSDRRLADHFGGKLHLGYMQIREKLAELQEERDKKQKAYEEERRSRDQRSRDRERESSRDRDRVDSRDHGRDYDRRDRDRHQDRERERDRNVSRSYDSRSRRRSRSRSIERSRDYDRNRRHDRY